TATGTAATGGAAAATTATTAGTAACAGATCATATGAAGATAATAAAGAGTTATCACTGATAGAACTTTCTCAAGTTCTGCACGTTCCATGCGTTTTTCACCGGTGCACCCTCGAGGGTCTGTAGTTTGTATGCCCCCGGGCTGAGAACCTCTGTTACTTTgtaaggaccttcccaatttggtgttaacaTATCTGTTTCTCGGGCTCCCTGAACATCTGCTCGCCTTAATACCAAATCTCCTGGTAGAAAATTTCGTGCTCTTACTCGTCGATTGTAATATCTCTCTATGCGCTGATTATAAGCAGCTTGTCGAATCCTCGCTTGATCACGAAATTCATCAAGGAGGTCTAGGTTGTCCCTCAAACTTTGCTCATTGGATTCAGGGTCGAACAACTCTACTCATAGCGTAGGCACTCCAATTTCAACTAGGATTAACGCTTCTGAGCCGTAGCATAGACTGAAAGGAGTTTCTCCCGTGGAGACCATCACCGTGGTTTAGTAAGACCACAGGATGCTCGATAGTTCTTCCACCCAGCTACCCTTCGCCTTATCTACTCTTGCTTTTAAACCGCGCAACAGAGTCCTGTTGGCGAGCTCAATTTGGCTATTAGGTTGTGGATGAGCTACAGAGGTGAATTGTTGCCTGATTCCcaactcctggcaccattccTGAACAGACCGATCAGAAAATTGAGTGCCGTTGTCTGAGATCAGCACCCGAGGAACTCCGAAACGATAGACTacattcttccatagaaattgTTTCACCCGCCGGGAAGTAATAGAGGCTACTGCTTCAGCTTCGACCCACTTTGTGAAATAATCGATAGCAGCCATGATATATTTGACTTGTCCAGCTGTTGGGGGAAAAGGCCCCAGGATGTCTATACCCCATTGAGCGAAGGGGCATGGTGTAGCGAGATGAGCCAGTGCGACTGCCGGCACATGAACCAAATTAGACGTTTTCTGGCATCAATCGCAAGTCCTGACTAGCTGCTCGGAATCTCGTACcatcgttggccaataatacccttGCCGCAGAGCCTTTTGACTAAGAGCCCGAGCCCCAATATGGTTTCCACATATTCCTTCATGAATCTCCCATAAGATATAATCTGCTTCGCGAGGTCGGATACATTTGAGTAGCGGTTGTGAAAAAGACCTTCTGTATAGTTCCCCACTAACTAACACGAAATTTCGGGCTTTTCATTTAACCTCCCGTGCCTCCGAGTCGTCTTCGAGGAGTCTCTCTTctctcaaatataaaaatagggGGTCCATCCAGCTAGGCTCGTCATTGACACATAACTGGTCCGCGActtcttcgatactcttttgtgGAAGAGATTCGATCCGAATCTCCCGAGAGCTCGtagggaaagagaaagaagagattcGGGACAGCAAGTCCCCCTCTGTATTCATAGCCCGAGGGACGTACTCCACCTTTACGTGTTGGAAACGTGCCATCAGCTCTTTGACTATGGTCAAGTATCGCGCCATGTGACTTTCTCgggcttcatattctccattcaccTGCTGCACTACTAAGTTAGAATCTGGACTCACCTCGACGTTTTGAGCTCCCAATTGCTCAGCTAATCTCAGCCCAGCCAATAAGGCCTCATATTTTGCTTCGTTGTTAGACGCTcggaattcaaaatgtaaagcataaggccatatttgcccttcgggactttttatcattaatcctgcTCCACCACCGCCCGAGGTCGAGCTTCCGTCTACTGCCACCAACCATGGTCTCTGATTTTCTTCGAGGCCTTCGGGAGCTCCTATCCcttcggcaatgaagtctgctaaCGACTGAGCCTTAATAGCCGGTTGCGGCCTATACTCAATGTCGAAGGTGGTGAGCTCCACTGCCCACTTCAACATCCGTCCTGAAAGCTCTGGTTTGCTAAGAACCTGCTTCAAAGGTTGATTAGTAAGCACTataatcgtatgagcttgaaagtaAGGTCGGAGTTTCCTCGCCGATATTATTAAGGCGAAAGCCAGTTTTTCCATAGGAAGATACCGAACCTCAGCTCCCGACAATCGTTTACTCGCATAATAAACAGGCCTCTGGATCTTGTTTTCTTCTCGTATCAATACCGAGCTTACGGCCTCATTGGCCACCGccagatatatgtataatggtTCTCCAGGCTTCGGCTTGGTAAAAACCGGGGGCGTGGCTAGGTGCTCATTCAGCTTTTCGAAAGCTCGCTGGCATTTAGAATTCCATTCGAAGTTGTTTGCCTTCGATAAGACCTTGTAGAAAGGAATGCCTTTTTCTGCCAAACGAGAAAGGAATCTGCCAAGGGCTGTCATCCTGCCGGTAAGGCTCTGTACCTCTTTCACATTTCTCGGGGCCGGCATATCCATGATAGCTTTGACCTTCGCAGGGTTTACCTCAATCCCTCGGTGGTGTACTATGTAGCCCAGGAACTTTCCTGCAGATACgccaaaagcacatttgacaggattaagtttcatATGGAACTTACAAAGGGTTTTGAAACACTCCTCTAGATCCTCCGGATGACATTCGGCTACCAAGCTTTTTACCAGCATGTTGTCGACGTATGCCTCCATATTTCTCCCGAGCTGttggtgaaaaagcttatttaccaAGCGTTGGTAAGTGGCTCCTGCATTCTTTAAATCGAAAGGCATTACGGTGTAGCAGTAGGTTGCCTTGTTGGTGATAAATGTCGTCTTCTCCTGGTCCTCCGGGTGCAAtggaatctggtgatatccctgaaaagcatctaaGAAACTCATGAGCGAACATCCAGCAGTTCCATCAATTAGGGCGTCAATCCTCCGGAGTGGGTAACTATCCTTTGGGCTCTGCCCTTTGGGAACCAGCACGACATTTGCTAACCAATCTGGATAATCCACCTCCCGAATGTGGCGCGCTTCTGCTAACTTTGCAATCTCCTCCTCGATTGCCCGAGCTCTATCTGGGGCGAAGCTTCGCTTCTTCTACCTGACAGGCTGAAAACCTGGTCGGACCCCCAGTCTGTGTGTCATTACCTCTGGGTTTACTCCTGGCATGTCCCGGGCTGTCCATGCGAAGATATCCGCATACTGTCTAAGGAGTGATATTATTCGACTCCTTAGCGGGTCCTTTAACTCCATACTCACTCTTACGCATCGGCTTGGTGAATCTTCTTCCAGAGgtacttcttccaattcatccACCGGCTCTGCTGTTTTGGGATCTTCGGGTCCTTCTAGTAAAAAACTGACCTCCTTCGGGGGGTCAGCGTCCTTTTGCGACCCTGCTTCTTTACCCTTCGCAATGCCTATagaggccatgtaacattcacgggctaagcgcaaatctccccgcacttcgcccgtccccctatctgtgggaaacttcatcatcatatgatatgtgctTGGGATGGCTCGAACGGCATTGAGACCAGATCTTCCTAGAATCATGTTGTAAGCCGAAGGCACGTCTGCTACCAGGATGTCTAGCATAACTCGAGAAGTTCGGGAACCTCTCCCTACCGTCAGTGGGAGCTGAATGATCCCTTCTGAGTATACGGCttcaccatcaaatcccaccaaagggaCCCTCGCTGCCCTCAACTGTGTCATTTCAtaccccatgcctaagaaggcttgcCGATACAAGATTTCTAAAGAGCTTCCTGGATCCACGAGGATCTGCCGAAGTTCCCACTTCCCGAGTTCAGCTGTTATCACCAGTGGGTCATTTCGAGTCGGGTATCCCGGGAGGTCgctatctgaaaaagagattggatccacACTCCTCGATCTTTTCAGCCGGACAGCACTACTCTTTTCATCCTTCATGACTAGGACCTCCCCTGCTGCGAGTGTATGGAATATCGGAGGCTGAGGATGATCGTCTTCCCCTCGATGTGATCTCTCCCGCTGAGCCCGATTTCGATCCTCCGTGCGATCCCTCTTGGGGGGGCTTCTCGATAGCGACCGTCGATCCTTTCTCCCCCGAGAATCACCTGTTTTAGCCACGTAGCTCCTCAGGAAACCCCGATTGATAAGTTCCTgaatctcctcctttaattggTGACATTCCTCAGTGTCATGACCATGATCTTGATGAAATCGGTAATATTTACTTATGTTCCTTTTTTCGGATGGTGCCTTCATCGGCCGAGGCTTTTTCAAGTAGTCTTTACCCTCAATAGTAGCAAGGATCTCTGCCCTCGGGGCATTCAGAGGAGTGAAGCCCCCCGAATCCCACCGAGGACGATGTTTTTCCCTTCGGTCGTCACTCCTCCTTTCCTCGGGatgcttctttttatccttcttttccacatgctccgccctcttagcctgcatgacctcctcggcatttatgtacttcgtgGCCCGACCCAATATGTCCGTGAACGTACTCGGAGGTGTTTTGGCTAATGATTGGGCGAAAGGGCCGGGCCTCAGGGCattctggaatgccaccatagctATGTTGTGGTCAAAGTTCTCTATGCTCAAGGCTTCCATATTAAATCGTGAAACGAAATCCTTCAAGGGCTCTCCTTGGTTCTGCTTCATACTTACCAAGGCCATGGTGGACCTTCGGTGTCTTCAGAGAGGTGCAAAATGCGCTAGAAAGCTGCCTCGGAGTTGCGCAAAACTTACGATGGAATGATGAGCCAGATTTGAATACCAAGCCCGTGCATGCCCCTCCAAGGTGCCCAAGAAAACcctacaccacatcgcgtctgagGCGTCCTATACCATCATATGCGAGGTAAAGAGATCAAGGTGATCCATCGGGTCAGAGGTCCCTGCGTAAGGCTTAATGGCCGGGATACGGAGACGCTCCGGTGGTATGGCCGCCATGATCTCTGGGCTAAGGGGCTGATTTATCCTTGGTCCCTGAGCCTCTCCGGTCTTCGGCTTTAGGGCGGCCATCTCCTCCTCTAACTGCTGCAATCTTATTTCCTGTCGCTGCTGCACAAACGACAAGTCAAGAGACTCAGCCGCCTCGCCATGACCATCATCTTGTCCCGGCCTCTACGGATTCTCATCCCGTCGATAGGACTCCTCTTCTCTTGGGGGCTCGTGCCTTTCTTCCGCCCGAGAATGCTGGGCTTGCTAATGCTGGCGATCTAAAAAACCCATGAGTAACTCCGTCAATCGTTGCACTTGACCCTCCAGGAGTGCTATCCAATCAGGCGGAGGCGGAGGGCCTTCCGGACTCTGAGCTCTCCCCGGCGGGCTTCGGGGAGGGTTCTACTGACTCAGCTCTGGAACGGGGTTGCCCCCCACGGCCCTAGACGGCTGTCTTCTGGTTGCCATTCaaggtaaagaagaaaaaaaaggcaaGACTGTCTGCTGCACTGGAGagacagaagagaagaatgtcggccccacggtgggcgccaattgatgattgattttcTGAAGTTGTAGCCGCACGctcccttcttgcctctccgAAGGTACCTGCAATGGGgacggggacttgctcccccggtcgatctccgatgatcAAGTTAGTTCTCTCAATCTAGGATTaattgtcccttttaaactatatCCTCCAGAAGAGGATAAGAAGAATCTCccacctttttctcttaccttttctcgggatagggatcatggagGGATCTTCAGGATCTCCCTTCCGCCTTCTTCGGAACTTTCCCGATAAGGATTTCGCGATAATAtccgtctccgaggagttcgggatagctgttgcctccgtgaccttcggtgggttagcctgttcctgaggcctcggagatttctttactgagtgcctatccgattgacgtggcgatgcttGTCTGCCATGTATCTTCTGACCGCCACTAGGTATCCGtcttggcgtaattatgggaccgagggcgttctcctcatcaGAAGGGGTGGGtctaaaatggaaaaagaaagaagaaaaggtctaaaatggaaaaagaaagaagaaaaatcatgCAACTAATTTGGGAAGCCTTTATTATTGATTCAATCCCAACTCTGAAAATGGAATCTAAAAATGAATTGCCCAGAGCGATCAATTAATAACCGTCCATCAGCAGATGACGTCATTTGATTTACCCATTCAAATAATCGTGGGTGGGTTATGAtgatgggaaattctattcaaaCGTTTTACTCttcataatcatttttaaatatacctaaaatacccttaaataaaaattcaattttacccttatctTCAATACTCAACCACTCAACCACCACCTGACATGACGTTTTTCGCCggagaaattttctttttcacagTGGCTCATAttccaatcaaatcttttctcctaaaatctctatctctctcatttGAGACTCACTTTCAGACTCACACTAACACTAatctattttctctcaaataCATATCAGCGATTCATACATTTTATGATCGATCATGGATTACTACACTAAAATATTGACGAAGAACTGGgaagagtttgaggaagaacagaacaactatttagaaaaagaatattACGCACAAGTAAGTAAATGGTAAATGTGTGTTTTAaaatatgtgtttgtgtttgtaagAGTGTAATATGTAAGTAATCTGTAAATGTGTGTTTTAaaatatgtgtttgtgtttgtaagAGTGTAATATGGGTTGTATTGGAATGCATTGTAAAATGGAAAGAAGTGTTTGTTTCTAgaagttgaaaaagaaaggcAAAGCTTACCGAATGCCAGCCTTCGGGGAAGGCTGGCCTCCCCAAATGCTGGAATTCGGGAGGGCTGGCCTTCCCCAAATTCCAGCCTTCGAGGAATATTATCTTTCACTAATGCTGGCCTTCGGGAAAGGCTAGCTTCCCCGAATACCAGCCTTCGAGGAATGCTAGCCTTCCCGAATTTTAGGGTTCGAGGTCGGGGAAGTCTCCTGAACCCCAACCTTCGGGGAAGGATAGTCTCTCCGAACCCTAGCGTTCGGAAAAGTTGGGACTTCTCGAATGTTAGGTTTCTGGAAATATAATTGcaatctatattttattttattgattttttttataggaaTCGAATTGTGCAATCCAGGAATTTGATGTTATTCAACAATTTACTACAAATGAAGtatgatagatttttaataattttgtttgaaatatataattattgaaaaaaatatatctgaatattttttgttgttgtattagCTATTTGATACTAGAGAAGCACTCATTGGATGGGCtaagaaaattggaaaacaaaatggaattgTGATTGTGATCAAGAGTTCAGAATCTAGGGGTCCTGGAAAAAGACCTAGAGTTCATCTTGCTTGTGAACGTAGTGGAAAGTATAGACCAtcaaagaggaaagaagaaataataggagaatTAAAACGGAAGTGCACAGGTTCAAAAAAGTGTGATTGTCCGTTTGAATTACTTGGTATGAAATTTGAGCAATGGGAGTTGAAAGTTGTATGTGGACTGCATAATCATGCACTAGCAGTTCAACTGGAGGGTCATTCATATGCAGGGAGGCttatagaaaaagagaaagtaattttaaaaacaatgtcTGAGAATCTCGTGAAacctagaaatattttgatgagcCTAAAGGCAGATGATGAGAATAATGTTActactatcaaaactatatataatgcgcGTCAAAGATATAAACTTATTGAGAAAGATGGTAGATCACAAATGCAAcagttgatgaagaaattaagatgatgtaattatgtggagtggcACAGAAGCGATGGATCAAATTGTATTGCAGACTTATTTTGGGCTCATCCGATGTCCatagatttattaaaaatatttccacATGTCTTGATAATGGATTGTACATATAAAACTAACAGGTATAGATATCCACTTCTTGAGATTGTTGGTGTGACATCCACTGAGTTAACTTTTCCTGTTGCATTTGTATTTATGAACCATGAATACGAGGATAATTACACATGGGCTATGGAGAGATTAAAGAATGTGATGGGATCTAATACATTTCCAGGAGTAATTGTCACTGATAGAGAATTAGCATTGATGAATGCAATACATAAAGTGTTTCCAAGTACGACGATCTTATTATATAGGTGGCATATATCTAAAAATGTACTTGCTAAGTGTAAGAAATTTTTTGATAGAAATGAGACATGGGAGAAGTTTATGTTACAATGGAATCTTCTTGTTTTTGCCTTTACTAAGATTGAGTATCAAAGTCTGCTTTGTGACTTAATGGTTGAGTATCATTGTAATAtcccccaaaaaaataataataataaaaataataaaagtgtaaactaaatttactgaaattaaatttagttaattaatttaaattatttaaaaaaaaaattgttatttttgtgtGTCTCTCGttgaagcttcttgaagcttctggtgaaaagaagaaaacagaggAGCAGAGGGTGAGAGTTGGAGAGGGAGAGCTCGGGAGAGAGTTTAAGGCCGAGAGCtcatgcgagagagagagatcgagaccgagagagtgagaaagagagatcgaacgagggagaaagagggaggtgacagccatggaagctccgagtcagctcggccatggccgctgagTGAGGCAGGGCAGCAGCTCGCGAGGGGAGGCAGCCATCGATGGTGGCCTTGCAGCGACGTGGAGCGCTGGTTCGTGGTGGCGCGAAGTAGCAGCCAAGAGCTACGGCGGTGGCACGGCCGCAGCTGTTgcagccatggaagctggccGAGGCGGTGGCTGGTAGCGGCTGTGCGCATGGAGGAAGatgcggaagaagaagaagaagaagaaaagaaagaagaaaggaagaaggagaaggaaagaagaagagaagaagaagaaaaatggcgcTGGAGCAGTGAGCGTGAGCgtgggagaagaaaggaagaagaaggaagaagaagagaagaagaagaaagaaagaaaagagaagaaaagaaaggaaagaaaaataaataaggaaaaaataaatgaattttgggatttgtcggcatgggaagtgatcaggtacgtgggtaaaaatttgtagaagcattatatgtttaaattataaattttacgcgattaaaattaattaatttgggtcccggttgtgttatttgctaggaaatgatttaatttgcatcgggagctcgagtgtGGTCGGAATCagctgatttcaggcaagttcctaattcTTTCCttgtattctttaattcccgggagaaaccctgtgatttctcgtattttataccctcccttcgtctgtttcggcttgtttattaattatggaattttgagtcatctgatttaaatttaatttattaagctggcttcgaggattttattaacatgatttaatttaaaataaatatgagactcgttgagattttaattgtggtgcgcttacgtaggattttagacggctaaattaattatattacacggtagatttatttaattaaagctgcgattttatttattgccagcgaacgttttacttcgcagcgggtgcgtaagaaaagcaaggaacgaccgtgtaaaggcaagctcttaaccctctcttcttgatctttaattcccgtgaatcaccccgtgatttcctgtactttattctctcccttactctaattcggctcttaaccttatttgttattcttattcatttgttttaatttaaattaaatccgagacttctagagttttatttattgtgagcttatgggggtttgtaccactcCCActccctttgggaatgatgccgaaccagcctgggaattaggttcctagacgggcgaatttatttatgattttatcgggtttatttacagtttttctcggatttatttatggttcggttagagctatcgagcagtagggcaggggtcggttgttggtgacattggggtagactattgtacggccttgaTGTGGATCGttgggtggacactcctagtcactaaccgttgaccggtgctgggtactgctgactagctctgccggtatgtgatttactgcatgattagttacattgtattactgttcatgatttgatatgcacatgggtacgggatgcatgttgggatattcatttattgagtatgcttggacacggacattctagcttggttaggttgcatccaccgcgagcatatgcatggcgtgtggtttactatgtgggcggagcatggcctgatgcctggatgtatgggcgccttgtatcacgttgatgctcactacgccattgcatttctatgtgcattgcatggatactagtagtatttagttctcggacgggagtaccgttccgagggagcctatggctcggttgtcgggagtaccgacggatacaggtgacgggagtaccggcctgggacagcgcgcgcaggtttgttgcagatatttattgcctttcagggcagcggcaggttggtatgggacttgggtgccaagtgtcttatgtgggccccaaggaccggtatgtgcttttattttattatactattgagctgttgtgttgtagcgtctcatggcttgtgtgtacctgggggtttattctggggtgagatttctgattttgtgtagccttcagccttttcttccttatgcttgctgagtctctcgactcaccttgctttccatcattccaggtagtggcggcgtgggccatagcaagggagtcagctttaacggcagagtcagagtcggtgtggtgtacaggcagtctcgtcaatccctatccactctgatgtctaagtagaatttactctattatttcgtactgtgccaggtgttttctcgagtcttgtgtatgccGGCACAGGAGTtcgagtttatttatttatcttgtgaccgctgtgttagcggggtacccatagtgcatgcatgtcttgagctttgcttccgctgttcttattttcgcgtgtgcatgccggggtggtctttgtctcgtgtttcattatttttctccttccgtaggcgctcccgttcgggtagtcctggcggctggggatatccgggcgggggtgcttacaatcatgcatatgaagaagcacttgattatgtgagaaagaTATGACTGAatgattataaagaaaaatttattgcaGCGTGGACAAATAAAGTATTACATTTTGGCAATGTTACTACTAATAGGTATTCTTTAGTAAACTcaaatgttgttgttattatttttattataatatttctaattaatcTCTTATTAATCTAATACTGCTTATGTTTTTATTCTAAGGGCTGAGAGTGCACATGCGAAGCTTAAGAGATATCTGGGATCATCTCAAGATGACTTTGAgtcattatgaaaaattatcaattcTCTTATTGAGTTACAACATACCGAGATAAAGGGATCTTTTGAGAAGAGTTTAATGTTGGTACAACATAATTTCAGTCCAAAAATTTTTAGTGAATTGAGAGGTATTATATCAAGAAATGCAATGAATATGGTATTAAAGCAAACACAGATAGCTCAAAAAATTAGGGTGGATAAGGTTGCATGTGGATGTGTGATAAGAAGCACACATGGTTTAccttgtgcacatgaaattACAGAATTAATGATGGAGGGACGACCAATTCCTTTATCATTTGTGCACCCTTATTGAacaaaattagatttagtgAAGACTGTTGATGTGTCCTCAGTGTTAACTATTGATCCAGTGTTAGAAagtctatataatatatttcaatCAGAACCAGCAGGAGGTAAAATCGTATTAAAATAGAAGTTGAGAGAATTAATAGATCCAGCTACGACTTCATTGATCCCACCAAGTGTGAAAGTTCGGACAAAAGGTAAGCcatcatcaaagaataaaattcaagttGATACATCCACTCGACGCGAtccatcatattttgaaatagtacAATCTATTCATGATAGTACATCTCCAACAACACAGAACTCAGTTAAGACACCAAATGAAGGTAAACTTTATCGTACCAGTGTCAAAAATAGATTGCTAGGCTATGATGCTTCATtcccataaaaaatatatcattttatacataatattgttaatgtGGAGTCGGATGGACATTGTGGATTTTGTGCTATTGCTGCGTTACTTGGAATGAGTGAGCACAACTGGAGAGATATTCGTATGAATCTGATTGGAGAGTTGCATACTTTTCGTGATGAATATATAGAGTTATATGGATCTGCTATGTGTGTAGATGAGTTAATGCACGCACTTTCTTGCTTTGAGTGTGTTGCATCTCCTCAACATTGAATGACTTTACCTGACATGGGTCATTTGATTGCTTCAAAATATAATGTTGTGTTGGTTCATTTATCTCGAATGCAGTGTCTTACCTACCTTCCATTGAGATTAGCTGCCCATTCAGTTATACAACATATAATTATTACTATTGGTTTTGTggatgattgtcattttgtacaggtattattatttaataatttatttatatatttctataattatgttaatataaatttgttactaataatattttcttatatttttttcaggTGTTTCTTAAATCAGGTTCACCAATTCCTCCCGTTGCACGCAATTGACATAAATATCGATATAATATTGCACGTGAATGGGAAACACCATATATAACTCGAATTCAAGCATTTCTGTCTcttattaacaaaaatgttattACAAATGATGTTTTTGATTTAACTGATGAATGATGAATGACCAATGTGTATGttttacattatatattttttatttaactatgAATGACAATGttttacattatatatttttgatttaactaTGAATGACGAATGtgtatgttttatattatatgtttgtaatatttctttattttgttagaaGTGTCAAAATTGCACAaagttatatttctttttttcattaatttattctgttaatttttgtgtaaatggtattaaaattacataaatcataataaaatttaacagtaaatattaaaataaaatattattacaagttata
This window of the Diospyros lotus cultivar Yz01 chromosome 5, ASM1463336v1, whole genome shotgun sequence genome carries:
- the LOC127802167 gene encoding uncharacterized protein LOC127802167 codes for the protein MDYYTKILTKNWEEFEEEQNNYLEKEYYAQESNCAIQEFDVIQQFTTNELFDTREALIGWAKKIGKQNGIVIVIKSSESRGPGKRPRVHLACERSGKYRPSKRKEEIIGELKRKCTGSKKCDCPFELLGMKFEQWELKVVCGLHNHALAVQLEGHSYAGRLIEKEKVILKTMSENLVKPRNILMSLKADDENNVTTIKTIYNARQRYKLIEKDGRSQMQQLMKKLR